In one window of Acanthopagrus latus isolate v.2019 chromosome 15, fAcaLat1.1, whole genome shotgun sequence DNA:
- the LOC119033233 gene encoding bifunctional 3'-phosphoadenosine 5'-phosphosulfate synthase 2-like isoform X1: protein MQISRRRRRRRTGGWASGMLRVLEVPFKAPRLLGLPLPKLWWLQPERATDSPHPGLCVSEPGVQQQQQQRSREMSGVKKLRTDLNRSTNVVYQAHHVSRSKRGQVVGTRGGFRGCTIWLTGLSGAGKTTISFALEEYLVSHAIPCYSLDGDNIRHGLNKNLGFTAEDREENIRRVAEVAKLFADAGLVCVTSFISPFSKDREEARKIHASAGLPFFEVFIHAPLELCESRDVKGLYKKARAGEIKGFTGIDSNYERPEEPDLVLKTGELSVNECLHQVLELLRDQNIVPGEIMEELNELFVPENKLNLAVADANTLPTISITKLDLQWVQILAEGWASPLKGFMREREFLQVLHFGNLLDEIPSSSSEPSKHPVSRCYDHICIISVKEGCLVGGAINLSVPIVLPVSTEKKQELDGCTAVALEYQGRRVAILRNPEFYENRKEERCARQWGTTCPQHPYIKMVMEGGDWLVGGDLEVLERIRWNDGLDHYRLTPKELKQKFKAMKADAVFAFQLRNPVHNGHALLMQDTKRRLLERGYKNPVLLLHPLGGWTKDDDVPLDWRMKQHAAVLEEGILDPASTIVAIFPSPMMYAGPTEVQWHCRARMIAGANFYIVGRDPAGMPHPETKKDLYEPTHGGKVLTMAPGLTSVEIIPFRVAAYNKTKKAMDFYDPERKADFEFISGTKMRNMARSGENPPDGFMAPKAWRVLVEYYTSLKKDK, encoded by the exons ATGCAGATTTCACGacgtcggaggaggaggaggactggagGTTGGGCCAGCGGAATGCTACGTGTCTTGGAAGTCCCTTTTAAAGCCCCTCGTCTTCTTGGATTACCGCTGCCAAAACTTTGGTGGTTACAACCCGAGCGAGCGACAGACTCCCCCCATCCaggcctctgtgtgtctgagcccggtgtgcagcagcagcagcagcagcggtcgAGAGAAATGTCCGGGGTGAAAAAGCTTCGCACG GATCTGAACAGGTCAACGAATGTGGTGTACCAGGCCCACCATGTCAGCCGTAGCAAGAGAGGGCAGGTCGTGGGCACCAGGGGAGGCTTCAGAGGCTGCACTATCTGGCTCACTG GTTTGTCTGGTGCCGGGAAGACTACCATCAGTTTTGCTCTTGAAGAGTACCTTGTGTCCCATGCTATCCCTTGCTACTCGCTGGACGGAGACAACATTCGCCATGGCCTGAACAAGAATCTGGGCTTCACTGCTGAAGACCGCGAGGAAAACATCCGTCGTGTCGCTGAGGTGGCCAAACTGTTTGCCGATGCTGGGCTGGTGTGTGTTACCAGTTTCATCTCTCCCTTCAGCAAG gaTCGCGAGGAGGCAAGGAAGATCCATGCCAGTGCCGGACTTCCATTTTTCGAGGTGTTCATCCACGCTCCTCTTGAGTTGTGTGAGAGTAGGGATGTAAAAGGACTTTACAAGAAGGCTCGCGCTGGAGAGATCAAAG GTTTCACTGGTATCGACTCAAACTATGAGCGTCCCGAGGAACCAGATCTTGTCCTGAAAACTGGAGAGCTCTCAGTCAACGAATGCCTCCACCAAGTGTTGGAGCTGCTCAGGGACCAG AATATTGTACCCGGCGAGATCATGGAGGAGCTGAATGAACTATTTGTTCCGGAGAACAAGCTGAATCTCGCTGTGGCTGACGCAAACACGCTTCCCACTATCAGCATCACCAAG CTGGATCTACAATGGGTGCAGATTTTGGCAGAGGGCTGGGCCAGTCCTCTGAAAGGCttcatgagagagagagagttcctCCAGGTCTTACACTTTGGCAATCTGCTGGATG AAATACCATCCAGTTCTTCAGAACCATCAAAACATCCTGTGTCCAGATGTTATG ACCATATCTGTATCATCTCTGTCAAGGAAGGTTGTTTGGTTG GTGGGGCCATCAACTTGTCCGTTCCCATCGTCCTGCCTGTTAGCACTGAGAAAAAGCAGGAGCTGGACGGCTGCACGGCTGTAGCTCTCGAGTACCAGGGTAGACGAGTGGCTATTCTCAGGAACCCAGAGTTTTACGAAAACCGCAAAGAGGAGCGCTGTGCCAGACAGTGGGGCACCACTTGTCCACAGCACCCTTACATTAAG ATGGTCATGGAGGGAGGTGATTGGCTGGTAGGTGGTGACCTGGAGGTACTGGAGCGAATCAGATGGAACGATGGGCTCGACCATTATCGCCTCACACCAAAGGAGCTCAAGCAGAAGTTCAAAGCCATGAAAGCAG ATGCGGTATTTGCATTCCAGCTGCGTAACCCCGTCCACAATGGTCACGCCCTGCTGATGCAGGACACCAAGCGCCGTCTCCTGGAGCGAGGCTACAAGAATCCAGTACTCCTGCTGCACCCACTGGGCGGCTGGACCAAAGATGATGACGTGCCTCTGGACTGGAGGATGAAGCAGCATGCTGCTGTCTTGGAGGAGGGCATTCTGGACCCAGCCAGCACCATCGTCGCCATCTTTCCATCTCCTATGATGTACGCTGGACCCACAGAG GTTCAGTGGCACTGTAGAGCAAGAATGATTGCCGGAGCAAACTTCTACATTGTTGGCCGGGACCCAGCAGGCATGCCTCACCCAGAGACAAAAAAGGACCTGTACGAGCCCACCCACGGAGGAAAGGTGCTCACCATGGCCCCGGGCCTCACTTCTGTGGAGATCATTCCATTCAGGGTAGCAGCCTACAACAAGACAAAGAAGGCTATGGACTTTTACGACCCAGAGCG AAAAGCCGACTTTGAGTTCATCTCTGGAACCAAGATGAGGAACATGGCCCGGAGCGGGGAGAACCCTCCAGATGGTTTCATGGCCCCCAAGGCCTGGAGGGTGTTGGTGGAGTACTACACCTCTCTGAAGAAGGACAAGTAA
- the LOC119033233 gene encoding bifunctional 3'-phosphoadenosine 5'-phosphosulfate synthase 2-like isoform X2: MQISRRRRRRRTGGWASGMLRVLEVPFKAPRLLGLPLPKLWWLQPERATDSPHPGLCVSEPGVQQQQQQRSREMSGVKKLRTDLNRSTNVVYQAHHVSRSKRGQVVGTRGGFRGCTIWLTGLSGAGKTTISFALEEYLVSHAIPCYSLDGDNIRHGLNKNLGFTAEDREENIRRVAEVAKLFADAGLVCVTSFISPFSKDREEARKIHASAGLPFFEVFIHAPLELCESRDVKGLYKKARAGEIKGFTGIDSNYERPEEPDLVLKTGELSVNECLHQVLELLRDQNIVPGEIMEELNELFVPENKLNLAVADANTLPTISITKLDLQWVQILAEGWASPLKGFMREREFLQVLHFGNLLDEIPSSSSEPSKHPVSRCYGGAINLSVPIVLPVSTEKKQELDGCTAVALEYQGRRVAILRNPEFYENRKEERCARQWGTTCPQHPYIKMVMEGGDWLVGGDLEVLERIRWNDGLDHYRLTPKELKQKFKAMKADAVFAFQLRNPVHNGHALLMQDTKRRLLERGYKNPVLLLHPLGGWTKDDDVPLDWRMKQHAAVLEEGILDPASTIVAIFPSPMMYAGPTEVQWHCRARMIAGANFYIVGRDPAGMPHPETKKDLYEPTHGGKVLTMAPGLTSVEIIPFRVAAYNKTKKAMDFYDPERKADFEFISGTKMRNMARSGENPPDGFMAPKAWRVLVEYYTSLKKDK, from the exons ATGCAGATTTCACGacgtcggaggaggaggaggactggagGTTGGGCCAGCGGAATGCTACGTGTCTTGGAAGTCCCTTTTAAAGCCCCTCGTCTTCTTGGATTACCGCTGCCAAAACTTTGGTGGTTACAACCCGAGCGAGCGACAGACTCCCCCCATCCaggcctctgtgtgtctgagcccggtgtgcagcagcagcagcagcagcggtcgAGAGAAATGTCCGGGGTGAAAAAGCTTCGCACG GATCTGAACAGGTCAACGAATGTGGTGTACCAGGCCCACCATGTCAGCCGTAGCAAGAGAGGGCAGGTCGTGGGCACCAGGGGAGGCTTCAGAGGCTGCACTATCTGGCTCACTG GTTTGTCTGGTGCCGGGAAGACTACCATCAGTTTTGCTCTTGAAGAGTACCTTGTGTCCCATGCTATCCCTTGCTACTCGCTGGACGGAGACAACATTCGCCATGGCCTGAACAAGAATCTGGGCTTCACTGCTGAAGACCGCGAGGAAAACATCCGTCGTGTCGCTGAGGTGGCCAAACTGTTTGCCGATGCTGGGCTGGTGTGTGTTACCAGTTTCATCTCTCCCTTCAGCAAG gaTCGCGAGGAGGCAAGGAAGATCCATGCCAGTGCCGGACTTCCATTTTTCGAGGTGTTCATCCACGCTCCTCTTGAGTTGTGTGAGAGTAGGGATGTAAAAGGACTTTACAAGAAGGCTCGCGCTGGAGAGATCAAAG GTTTCACTGGTATCGACTCAAACTATGAGCGTCCCGAGGAACCAGATCTTGTCCTGAAAACTGGAGAGCTCTCAGTCAACGAATGCCTCCACCAAGTGTTGGAGCTGCTCAGGGACCAG AATATTGTACCCGGCGAGATCATGGAGGAGCTGAATGAACTATTTGTTCCGGAGAACAAGCTGAATCTCGCTGTGGCTGACGCAAACACGCTTCCCACTATCAGCATCACCAAG CTGGATCTACAATGGGTGCAGATTTTGGCAGAGGGCTGGGCCAGTCCTCTGAAAGGCttcatgagagagagagagttcctCCAGGTCTTACACTTTGGCAATCTGCTGGATG AAATACCATCCAGTTCTTCAGAACCATCAAAACATCCTGTGTCCAGATGTTATG GTGGGGCCATCAACTTGTCCGTTCCCATCGTCCTGCCTGTTAGCACTGAGAAAAAGCAGGAGCTGGACGGCTGCACGGCTGTAGCTCTCGAGTACCAGGGTAGACGAGTGGCTATTCTCAGGAACCCAGAGTTTTACGAAAACCGCAAAGAGGAGCGCTGTGCCAGACAGTGGGGCACCACTTGTCCACAGCACCCTTACATTAAG ATGGTCATGGAGGGAGGTGATTGGCTGGTAGGTGGTGACCTGGAGGTACTGGAGCGAATCAGATGGAACGATGGGCTCGACCATTATCGCCTCACACCAAAGGAGCTCAAGCAGAAGTTCAAAGCCATGAAAGCAG ATGCGGTATTTGCATTCCAGCTGCGTAACCCCGTCCACAATGGTCACGCCCTGCTGATGCAGGACACCAAGCGCCGTCTCCTGGAGCGAGGCTACAAGAATCCAGTACTCCTGCTGCACCCACTGGGCGGCTGGACCAAAGATGATGACGTGCCTCTGGACTGGAGGATGAAGCAGCATGCTGCTGTCTTGGAGGAGGGCATTCTGGACCCAGCCAGCACCATCGTCGCCATCTTTCCATCTCCTATGATGTACGCTGGACCCACAGAG GTTCAGTGGCACTGTAGAGCAAGAATGATTGCCGGAGCAAACTTCTACATTGTTGGCCGGGACCCAGCAGGCATGCCTCACCCAGAGACAAAAAAGGACCTGTACGAGCCCACCCACGGAGGAAAGGTGCTCACCATGGCCCCGGGCCTCACTTCTGTGGAGATCATTCCATTCAGGGTAGCAGCCTACAACAAGACAAAGAAGGCTATGGACTTTTACGACCCAGAGCG AAAAGCCGACTTTGAGTTCATCTCTGGAACCAAGATGAGGAACATGGCCCGGAGCGGGGAGAACCCTCCAGATGGTTTCATGGCCCCCAAGGCCTGGAGGGTGTTGGTGGAGTACTACACCTCTCTGAAGAAGGACAAGTAA
- the LOC119033233 gene encoding bifunctional 3'-phosphoadenosine 5'-phosphosulfate synthase 2-like isoform X3, which yields MQISRRRRRRRTGGWASGMLRVLEVPFKAPRLLGLPLPKLWWLQPERATDSPHPGLCVSEPGVQQQQQQRSREMSGVKKLRTDLNRSTNVVYQAHHVSRSKRGQVVGTRGGFRGCTIWLTGLSGAGKTTISFALEEYLVSHAIPCYSLDGDNIRHGLNKNLGFTAEDREENIRRVAEVAKLFADAGLVCVTSFISPFSKDREEARKIHASAGLPFFEVFIHAPLELCESRDVKGLYKKARAGEIKGFTGIDSNYERPEEPDLVLKTGELSVNECLHQVLELLRDQNIVPGEIMEELNELFVPENKLNLAVADANTLPTISITKLDLQWVQILAEGWASPLKGFMREREFLQVLHFGNLLDGGAINLSVPIVLPVSTEKKQELDGCTAVALEYQGRRVAILRNPEFYENRKEERCARQWGTTCPQHPYIKMVMEGGDWLVGGDLEVLERIRWNDGLDHYRLTPKELKQKFKAMKADAVFAFQLRNPVHNGHALLMQDTKRRLLERGYKNPVLLLHPLGGWTKDDDVPLDWRMKQHAAVLEEGILDPASTIVAIFPSPMMYAGPTEVQWHCRARMIAGANFYIVGRDPAGMPHPETKKDLYEPTHGGKVLTMAPGLTSVEIIPFRVAAYNKTKKAMDFYDPERKADFEFISGTKMRNMARSGENPPDGFMAPKAWRVLVEYYTSLKKDK from the exons ATGCAGATTTCACGacgtcggaggaggaggaggactggagGTTGGGCCAGCGGAATGCTACGTGTCTTGGAAGTCCCTTTTAAAGCCCCTCGTCTTCTTGGATTACCGCTGCCAAAACTTTGGTGGTTACAACCCGAGCGAGCGACAGACTCCCCCCATCCaggcctctgtgtgtctgagcccggtgtgcagcagcagcagcagcagcggtcgAGAGAAATGTCCGGGGTGAAAAAGCTTCGCACG GATCTGAACAGGTCAACGAATGTGGTGTACCAGGCCCACCATGTCAGCCGTAGCAAGAGAGGGCAGGTCGTGGGCACCAGGGGAGGCTTCAGAGGCTGCACTATCTGGCTCACTG GTTTGTCTGGTGCCGGGAAGACTACCATCAGTTTTGCTCTTGAAGAGTACCTTGTGTCCCATGCTATCCCTTGCTACTCGCTGGACGGAGACAACATTCGCCATGGCCTGAACAAGAATCTGGGCTTCACTGCTGAAGACCGCGAGGAAAACATCCGTCGTGTCGCTGAGGTGGCCAAACTGTTTGCCGATGCTGGGCTGGTGTGTGTTACCAGTTTCATCTCTCCCTTCAGCAAG gaTCGCGAGGAGGCAAGGAAGATCCATGCCAGTGCCGGACTTCCATTTTTCGAGGTGTTCATCCACGCTCCTCTTGAGTTGTGTGAGAGTAGGGATGTAAAAGGACTTTACAAGAAGGCTCGCGCTGGAGAGATCAAAG GTTTCACTGGTATCGACTCAAACTATGAGCGTCCCGAGGAACCAGATCTTGTCCTGAAAACTGGAGAGCTCTCAGTCAACGAATGCCTCCACCAAGTGTTGGAGCTGCTCAGGGACCAG AATATTGTACCCGGCGAGATCATGGAGGAGCTGAATGAACTATTTGTTCCGGAGAACAAGCTGAATCTCGCTGTGGCTGACGCAAACACGCTTCCCACTATCAGCATCACCAAG CTGGATCTACAATGGGTGCAGATTTTGGCAGAGGGCTGGGCCAGTCCTCTGAAAGGCttcatgagagagagagagttcctCCAGGTCTTACACTTTGGCAATCTGCTGGATG GTGGGGCCATCAACTTGTCCGTTCCCATCGTCCTGCCTGTTAGCACTGAGAAAAAGCAGGAGCTGGACGGCTGCACGGCTGTAGCTCTCGAGTACCAGGGTAGACGAGTGGCTATTCTCAGGAACCCAGAGTTTTACGAAAACCGCAAAGAGGAGCGCTGTGCCAGACAGTGGGGCACCACTTGTCCACAGCACCCTTACATTAAG ATGGTCATGGAGGGAGGTGATTGGCTGGTAGGTGGTGACCTGGAGGTACTGGAGCGAATCAGATGGAACGATGGGCTCGACCATTATCGCCTCACACCAAAGGAGCTCAAGCAGAAGTTCAAAGCCATGAAAGCAG ATGCGGTATTTGCATTCCAGCTGCGTAACCCCGTCCACAATGGTCACGCCCTGCTGATGCAGGACACCAAGCGCCGTCTCCTGGAGCGAGGCTACAAGAATCCAGTACTCCTGCTGCACCCACTGGGCGGCTGGACCAAAGATGATGACGTGCCTCTGGACTGGAGGATGAAGCAGCATGCTGCTGTCTTGGAGGAGGGCATTCTGGACCCAGCCAGCACCATCGTCGCCATCTTTCCATCTCCTATGATGTACGCTGGACCCACAGAG GTTCAGTGGCACTGTAGAGCAAGAATGATTGCCGGAGCAAACTTCTACATTGTTGGCCGGGACCCAGCAGGCATGCCTCACCCAGAGACAAAAAAGGACCTGTACGAGCCCACCCACGGAGGAAAGGTGCTCACCATGGCCCCGGGCCTCACTTCTGTGGAGATCATTCCATTCAGGGTAGCAGCCTACAACAAGACAAAGAAGGCTATGGACTTTTACGACCCAGAGCG AAAAGCCGACTTTGAGTTCATCTCTGGAACCAAGATGAGGAACATGGCCCGGAGCGGGGAGAACCCTCCAGATGGTTTCATGGCCCCCAAGGCCTGGAGGGTGTTGGTGGAGTACTACACCTCTCTGAAGAAGGACAAGTAA
- the LOC119033235 gene encoding multiple inositol polyphosphate phosphatase 1-like has product MPDIVWKVTVVYFTTILSFCCCFLTDVNPEDNPNIPAIAKYFTTKGRYEEVNPYLIDDILAVNRSILQPPSPQCREIHLTAIIRHGTRYPTSKNVKKMQKLYELVKSSAAAKESWLREIQTQWRMWYTEDMDGRLVQKGVDDHKHLAVRLSKLFPTLISEEKLRGGFINFITSSKHRCVNSTLSFKAGLTGLWDITDKEFDHTVNDALMRFFDQCTRFVEEVDNNPSAVTEVDKFRQGPEMRRVQEKIADRLRVPYDNITDDMVEAAFYLCAYEFAIKTVNSPWCRLLDEVDAQVMEYANDLKKFWKTGYGYDINSKSSCILFHDLFSRLDKAANENKSGQQVTEAVTVQVGHAETLLPLLTLLGFFKDSDALTSTNYASQTQRSFRTSHFLPYAANLLFVLYDCGGGDLRLQPLLNEKTVTFPGLTDQRASMPLYEDVKEHYRELLQGCDFEAECRLFKRPADV; this is encoded by the exons ATGCCGGACATTGTTTGGAAAGttactgttgtttatttcaccACCATTCtcagcttctgctgctgttttctcacCGACGTGAACCCCGAGGACAACCCGAACATCCCGGCTATCGCCAAGTACTTCACCACTAAAGGGAGGTACGAGGAAGTGAACCCGTATCTCATAGACGACATACTTGCTGTGAACAGATCCATCTTACAGCCTCCATCTCCGCAATGTCGCGAAATCCACCTGACTGCCATCATAAGACACGGCACAAGGTACCCGACCAGCAAAAACGTCAAGAAGATGCAGAAGCTGTACGAGCTGGTGAAGAGCAGCGCCGCAGCCAAAGAGAGCTGGCTGCGTGAGATCCAGACCCAGTGGAGGATGTGGTACACTGAGGACATGGACGGCAGACTCGTCCAGAAAGGTGTGGACGACCACAAACATCTGGCTGTCAGGCTGTCGAAGCTGTTCCCCACATTGATCTCAGAGGAGAAGCTCCGAGGGGGATTCATCAACTTCATCACCAGCTCAAAGCACAGGTGTGTCAACAGCACACTGTCCTTCAAGGCAGGACTGACAGGGCTGTGGGACATTACAG ATAAGGAGTTTGACCACACAGTGAACGATGCCCTGATGAGGTTCTTTGACCAGTGCACCAGGTTTGTGGAGGAAGTCGACAACAACCCGTCAGCTGTGACAGAGGTGGACAAGTTCAGGCAGGGACCAGAGATGAGGAGGGTCCAGGAGAAGATCGCAGACCGTCTCAGAGTCCCGTACGATAACATCACAGATG ATATGGTCGAAGCTGCCTTTTACTTGTGTGCTTATGAGTTTGCTATCAAGACTGTGAACTCTCCCTGGTGTCGGCTCCTCGATGAGGTCGATGCTCAG GTTATGGAGTACGCAAATGACCTGAAAAAGTTCTGGAAAACAGGCTACGGTTACGATATTAACAGCAAGTCGAGCTGCATCCTATTCCATGATTTGTTTAGCCGACTGGACAAAGCAGCCAACGAGAACAA ATCAGGCCAGCAGGTGACTGAAGCTGTGACAGTCCAGGTCGGCCATGCAGAGACCCTCCTGCCACTGCTTACACTTCTGGGCTTCTTCAAGGACAGCGATGCCCTGACATCCACCAACTACGCCTCTCAGACCCAACGCTCATTCCGCACCAGCCACTTTTTACCCTATGCAGCTAACTTACTCTTCGTCCTGTACGACTGTGGGGGAGGCGACCTGAGACTGCAGCCGCTGCTCAACGAGAAGACAGTGACTTTCCCCGGTTTGACTGACCAGAGGGCCTCCATGCCGCTCTATGAAGACGTCAAAGAGCACTACAGGGAACTTCTGCAAGGCTGTGACTTTGAGGCTGAGTGTCGGCTGTTCAAGCGTCCTGCTGATGTTTAG
- the LOC119033236 gene encoding multiple inositol polyphosphate phosphatase 1-like, translating into MPDIVWKVTVVYFTTILGFRCCFRTDVNPEDNPNIPAIAKYFTTKGRYEEVNPYLIDDILAVNRSILQPPSPQCREIHLTAIIRHGTRYPTSKNVKKMQKLCELVKSSAAAKESWLREIQTQWRMWYTEDMDGRLVQKGVDDHKHLAVRLSKLFPTMISEEKLRGGFINFITSSKHRCVNSTLSFKAGLTGLWDITDEEFDHTVNDALMRFFDQCTRFVEEVDNNPSALSEVDKFRQGPEMRRVQEKIADRLRVPYNTITDNMAEAAFYLCAYEFAIKTVNSPWCRLFDEVDAQVMEYANDLKQFWKRGYGHDINSKSSCILFHDLFSRLDKAANENKSGQQVTEAVTVQVGHAETLLPLLTLLGFFKDGDALTSTNYASQTQRSFRTSHFLPYAANLLFVLYDCGGGDLRLQSLLNEKTVTFPGLTDQRASMPLYEDVKEHYRELLQGCDFEAECRLFKRPADV; encoded by the exons ATGCCGGACATTGTTTGGAAAGttactgttgtttatttcaccACAATTCTCGGCTTCCGCTGCTGTTTTCGCACCGACGTGAACCCCGAGGACAACCCGAACATCCCGGCTATCGCCAAGTACTTCACCACTAAAGGGAGGTACGAGGAAGTGAACCCGTATCTCATAGACGACATACTTGCTGTGAACAGATCCATCTTACAGCCTCCATCTCCGCAATGTCGCGAAATCCATCTGACTGCCATCATAAGACACGGCACAAGGTACCCGACCAGCAAAAACGTCAAGAAGATGCAGAAGCTGTGCGAGCTGGTGAAGAGCAGCGCCGCAGCCAAAGAGAGCTGGCTGCGTGAGATCCAGACCCAGTGGAGGATGTGGTACACTGAGGACATGGACGGCAGACTCGTCCAGAAAGGTGTGGACGACCACAAACATCTGGCTGTCAGGCTGTCGAAGCTGTTCCCCACAATGATCTCAGAGGAGAAGCTCCGAGGGGGATTCATCAACTTCATCACCAGCTCAAAGCACAGGTGTGTCAACAGCACACTGTCCTTCAAGGCAGGACTGACAGGGCTGTGGGACATTACAG ATGAGGAGTTTGACCACACAGTGAATGATGCCCTGATGAGGTTCTTTGACCAGTGCACCAGGTTTGTGGAGGAAGTCGACAACAACCCGTCAGCTTTGTCAGAGGTGGACAAGTTCAGGCAGGGACCAGAGATGAGGAGGGTCCAGGAGAAGATCGCAGACCGTCTCAGAGTCCCGTACAATACCATCACAGATA ATATGGCCGAAGCCGCCTTTTACTTGTGTGCTTACGAGTTTGCTATCAAGACTGTGAACTCTCCCTGGTGTCGGCTCTTCGATGAGGTCGATGCTCAG GTTATGGAGTACGCAAATGACCTGAAACAGTTCTGGAAAAGAGGCTACGGTCATGATATTAACAGCAAGTCGAGCTGCATCCTATTCCATGATTTGTTTAGTCGACTCGACAAAGCAGCCAACGAGAACAA ATCAGGCCAGCAGGTGACTGAAGCTGTGACAGTCCAGGTCGGCCATGCAGAGACCCTCCTGCCACTGCTTACACTTCTGGGCTTCTTCAAGGACGGCGATGCCCTGACATCCACCAACTACGCCTCTCAGACCCAACGCTCGTTCCGCACCAGCCACTTTTTACCCTACGCAGCTAACTTACTCTTCGTCCTGTACGACTGTGGGGGAGGCGACCTGAGACTGCAGTCGCTGCTCAACGAGAAGACAGTGACTTTCCCCGGTTTGACTGACCAGAGGGCCTCCATGCCGCTCTATGAAGACGTCAAAGAGCACTACAGGGAACTTCTGCAAGGCTGTGACTTTGAGGCTGAGTGTCGACTGTTCAAGCGTCCTGCTGATGTTTAG